The DNA segment ATATGCATATCTGTACCACATATAGCTGTAGCTTTAACTCTTACAAGCATCTCATTATCCCTAACTTCGGGTACTGGTAAATTATCACGATAAGCAGCACCTACTTCTGGTTTTTCTTTGATAATCCCTTTCATAACTCCAATCAAGGCTAATAACCTCCAATTTTAATATTTCAAAATTATATATAAAATACATGTGTTATTCTTAAATTTTTTTACCTATTCCTTCCCACCAGCCATCACAGCTGCAAGATTTATGGCGTCAATCATGCTTTCGGGGTTTGCTGTGCCTTTACCGGCTTTGCCGAAAGCCACACCATGGTCTACCGATGTCCGAATTATTGGCAATCCTAAAGTTGTATTGACGCCGGAGAGGGAGCCCCATTTTCCTAACTTGTCATCGTATTTAAAGCCAACAAGTTTTATGGGGATATGGCCTTGGTCGTGGTACATAGCTACTACCGCATCATATTGGCCTCCTCTAAGTTTGACAAATACGGTATCAGGCGGTATGGGACCTTCTACCTGTATTCCCATTGAAGATGCTTCTTTTATCGCAGGCTCAATTTCTTCTATTTCCTCTCGTCCGAAAAGGCCGTCTTCACCGGAATGTGGATTAAGACCCGCTACAGCTGTGCGAGGATTTTCTATGCCCATTTTTGTTACTGCTTCATTCGTAAGCTGGATTACCTTAAGAACTCTGTCCTTCGTAACTAAATCCGGCACTTGCCTAAAGGCCACATGTGTTGTAACATGTGAAACTCGAAAATCTTTGTCCACAAGCATCATGCAGTAGTCTTTGGTATTAGTATAATCGGCAAATATCTCCGTGTGGCCCGAATACTTATGTCCTGCAAGATTTATGGCCTGTTTGTGTATCGGACCTGTTGTAACCGCATCCACCTTGCCTTCCAATGCCAGCTCGATACCTTTTACTATATACTGAAAGCTTGACTCACCTCCTAGTTTTGTTACTTTACCAAATTCAATTCTCTCGACATCTACATTTTTTAAATCAAATACATCGATTGTCCCATACTCGTATTTACAGTCTTCGACATTAGTCACAGGGTTTATTTGCATATTTACTTTTGCAATTTTTATCGCTTGTTTCATGACCTCGGCATCACTTATTACAACAGGGTTGCATTTATCATATATTTCAGCATTACTTAAGGCTTTAGCCGTTATCTCAGGGCCGATACCGCAGGGATCACCTACTGTGATAGCTACTATGGGCTTTTTACTAGACATTATTTATTGACCTCCTTGGCAACAAATTTAAGTATTATAGATTATTACACTTCTTCTAAAAAATTTAATGTTTTTTCTGCTTCGATATTATTTTGCAGATGTTTAATTACCTCCAAAATTGCCGTCGGTGTTCCAAAACCTCCGGCTTTAGTCACAATGGGAATATCATGGGCTTTACCTCCGATTAATCGTCCCAATGGAATACCGGCTAGGATTTCATCTTTCAACTCTATACCCTTCGCTTTTAATGCGCTTAATACATGAAGAGCCGTATCGCCACCGGTTATTACAAGGCTTTGAACTACTTTTTCATCAACCAGCTTAACTACAATTTCACCGATAGCAGATGCTATAATCTTTCCCTGTTTATTTATTGAGGAGTCTTTTTCGTTTATTGGCTTAAAAAGCGTATCCACCGCTATTATGAATGGCTTAGATGCTGTTTTTTGAGTTTCAATATTTATTTGAATCTTTTGCACAACATCTTGTATTTCTTCAGCTGCCATACCTTTAATTATTTTTTCTGTATTGATTTTTGTAAAATCAGCATTTATGTTTTTTAATACTTCTTCTATCTGCCGGCGAGTTGTCTGATTGCATGTTCCGGCTACCACTAGTATAATTCCTTCCTTTGACGGCAGCCTTGCAAGTTTATCAGATGATAGACCTATCACCTTAGGTAAATATGCGGCAAATCCTGCTGCACCTGCCATTACTGTTTCTTCCGGCAGGGACTTGCAAGCAAGTGCAATATTGTTAAAATCATCTTTCGTGACAGCATCAATTGCTATTATTTGGTATCCATTTTTCTGGAAATCATCTACTGCACCTAATATTGCAAAACTACCTTGACGAACAGTTTTCAAGTCTATGTTGCCCACTTTTCTTCCTACTTGTTTTTGAATAATCGTTGGAACATGGCATAATTCTTGTTCCATTTTATTGGATGAGCATAGGTTTTCAACACTATTATCATTATAAATAGGCACTGATGTAACTTTTAAATATCCATTTACCATATAGCGTCCATTATCCGGATAAGACGGGACTAATATTGCTAAGTCTGAACCAAGCGCATCCATCACAGCCTCAAGTTCAGCTCCCGGATTTCCTCTAAATGTTGAATCTACCTTTTTGTATATACGGCTAAAACCAGCATTTTTTAGCATATTGCATATATCAAAAACTCTTTTGTAGGCTTTTTCGTCATTTAATGGTCGGGTATTTGAATTAATTGCTAAAATCTCATCACAATCTAAAAACTCACCTAATGTATCATAATTTACTACAACTTTGGTCTTTAATCCATATTTTCGAAATTGAATGCCTGTATCACTGGCACCGGTAAGATCATCTGCTATTATTGATATGTACCCCATAGATTTACTCCTTCCGATAGCTTTGCTTTTTAAAGTGCAGCGAATGTCAAATGTATTTCTATTTTCATTATTTAATAGCTTGCAATATCTGTGCCAGTGTTAAAATAAAAGTTGATAAATAATTTTAAAAGCAGCTATATCTTAGTAATAGCAAGAGTTTAAAGAACTTGCTGTTTTAATTTTATAGCTAAAATATTCTCTTTATTTTAATTCGATTTTTTCAAAATGAAAAATAGGCTGTCTTGATAAACAGCCTATTCCACTTGAGTAGTAACAGAACAATGTATTTTTTTCAATTTGAAATAAATATCTCATTTTGCAATATCCCATTTTTTTAATTTCCGCCACAATGTAGTCTGGCTTATTCCGAGTTTTTTACAGGTTTTCTCTTTATTGTAGCCCGTAAGCTCTAAGGTTTTACGTACTATTTCCTTTTCCATATCTTCCATGCTACCTTTTAGTTCTATGTGAACACTGCCGCATGTTTCTTTATTATTCATTTTATCTTCAGATATCCCTTTTATTCCATCTATATCTTCCAGAGTAATTTGTAGTCCTCCCTTAAGCACTACTAATCGTTCAAGCATATTTTCCAACTCTCTCACATTTCCCGGCCAATGATAGGCATTAAATATCTGCAATACTTCATCAGTAATTATAGGCCGTGCCTTGTTAGTTTTACTGCAAATCTTTTCAAGTAAGCGGTCTATTAGCAAGGGAATGTCATCTTTTCGTTCTCGTAAAGGGGGCAGCAATAATCTAAGCACATTTAACCTATAATATAAATCTTGACGAAAGGTGCCTTTTTCAACATCTTCTTCTAAATTTCTGTGAGTTGCCGCGATAATGCGAACATTAACCGGGATAACTCTGTCACCGCCTACTCGTATAATGGCTTTTTCCTGAAGAACTCGAAGAAGGCGGGCTTGTAATTTTAGCGGAAGTTCTCCAATCTCATCCAAGAATATAGTACCATTGTGAGCTAATTCAAATAATCCTTTTTTGCCTCCGCGGCGAGCACCGGTGAAGGCTCCTTCTTCATAGCCGAACAGCTCGCTTTCCAACAGATTCTCGGGGACCGCCGCACAGTTAACGGCAACAAAAGGGCCGTCTTTTCGGAGGCTCGCATTATGTATGCTCTGCACAAGCATTTCCTTGCCTGTACCAGTTTCCCCAGTAACTACCACTGCTGCCTCAGCTTGTGCAAATTGTTTTGCCTGATTGATAACCTTTTTCATCATCGGTGAGCAAGTTATAATATCTTCAAAAGTATGTTGTGCAACATGCCCTTTTAAATAAAGTTCCCGTCGTACTTTATTTTCAACAGCCTGCAGATGGCCGGCATCTTGAAATGTTATTACGATTCCGTTTGTTTCGTTGTTTGTTATTACCGGGACTAAATTATGAACTATCATAGAGCTTCCGATACGATGAAGTTCTCCCAAGAGAGGTTTGCCCTGTTCTTGAACTCTTTTTAGTGCCAGGCTCGGCAGCACGTTTCCCGCAGGCTGGTTTAAAAGTGAAACTTTTGATTTACCTAATATCTTCTCTGCTGCAGGGTTCACCAAGGAAATTTTGCCTTCTGCATCTGTAGCGATAATTCCTTCATATGTAAAATCCAGTATTGCTTTAAACTGCTCAGCTTTAGCTTTTTCCCTTCGGCGCACGGCAACTAACTCTTGAGCTTCTCTTAATGCCATACTTATCGACTCTTTACCGGAAGTTACAAGCACAGACTCTAAGCCCATTTTTTTGCTGTATCGAACAGATACCGCATCTCCCACTATTACCTGTATGCCGTCTTGCTTAGCCTTTTTAATAACACTCAGTGCATCAGCTTCAGTTTTTATCTCCAGTTCCTCAATTTTTACATCCAATACTTCCTCTAGACTCTTACTGCCGTATATTATATTTCTAAACCCTACCACACCTATATGATCGCCGCATCTTTTAGCACTGGCTACGGCTCTTATAATATCATAAGGGCTTACTATAATTTCCACTACCGGCTCATCTAGTTGCCGGGTTATAGCCGTTGCAGTACCTCCCCGACTAATTATTACTTCCGCACCCTCATCGATAAGCTTTTTTGCAGCTTTAACACCTTCTTCTAAATCACCTACTACAATTTTTGCTGCAACTTCAAGTTCATCACATGTGTGTCGAGCCACATCCGATAACTCCACATATGGTGCTACAATGGCTATTTTATATGGCATGATTCTTTTCACCTCTTTAAAAAACGTTTAATAAAACACAGATGGGAACCTTGCGGTTCCCATTATTCTTCAACTTTTTCTTCAGGCTTTTCTTCCTGAATATCTTCAGGCTTTATAATTCTTTCAACAACAAGATCAACTTTTTCTACTGTATATCCTGTAAGGGTTTCTACTTCACTGATAATCTTTTCTCTTGCCTTTTCGGCTACTTCAGGAATCTTAACACCATATAAAACGGTAACTTTTACCTCAAAAGACACAGTGCCTTCCGATTCCTCAAACTCCGTCGGATCGGTTTTCTTTACTGAAATCTGTGGTGTAAACCTATCTACAAACATTCTGGTGAAACCTGCAAGGCCTCCCTTTTTATCCTGCTTATAAACTTCCTCAACTTTACGCATAGCCTCTTTTGCTATCTCAATAAAAACCGAATCACTTATAAAGGTTTTGCCACTCATAAAATTAGCCCTCCTTTGTTATATAATTTATTATCATCTAAATTATATATTCGTTATAAACCGCAAATAACCTCTTTATTTTTTATTTTTTATTTTATGACATTGTGTATTTTTTTCAGAAAGGATTTCCCATTTTAATGTAGAATTAATATGCTAAACTAAAAAACAGATTTTATTAGAATTATGAGGAGATGCACTATGAAATATATTGATTTGAGAAGCGATACAGTAACCTTGCCAACACAAGAAATGCGGGATTCAATTTGTCATGCTTCAGTAGGAGATGATGTATACGGTGAAGACCCCACCATCAATCGGTTGGAAGAAATGGCAGCCGATATTTTCGGTAAAGAAGCAGCTATGTTTGTAACCAGCGGGACCCAGGGTAATCAGATATGTGTAATGTCACATACACGACCAGGTGATGAAATTATTCTTGAAAAAAAATGTCACATAATAACCTATGAGGTTGGCGGCATAGCTCGACTTGCAGGAGTTCAAGGCAGACTTCTTCGAGGCAAAAAGGGTATTATGGACCCTTCGGATATCGAGGCAGCTATACGTGAAGACGATATTCATCAACCGAAAACCAGCCTTATATGTCTTGAGAATACTCATAATCGGGCTGGTGGTACTGTAATTCCTATAGATGTGCTTAAAGGCACTTATGAAGTGGCAAAAAAGCATAATATTCCTATACATATGGATGGAGCCAGAATTTTTAATGCAGCCTCATATTTAAAGGTTTCGGTAAAGGAAATCG comes from the Tepidanaerobacter acetatoxydans Re1 genome and includes:
- the pdxA gene encoding 4-hydroxythreonine-4-phosphate dehydrogenase PdxA, coding for MSSKKPIVAITVGDPCGIGPEITAKALSNAEIYDKCNPVVISDAEVMKQAIKIAKVNMQINPVTNVEDCKYEYGTIDVFDLKNVDVERIEFGKVTKLGGESSFQYIVKGIELALEGKVDAVTTGPIHKQAINLAGHKYSGHTEIFADYTNTKDYCMMLVDKDFRVSHVTTHVAFRQVPDLVTKDRVLKVIQLTNEAVTKMGIENPRTAVAGLNPHSGEDGLFGREEIEEIEPAIKEASSMGIQVEGPIPPDTVFVKLRGGQYDAVVAMYHDQGHIPIKLVGFKYDDKLGKWGSLSGVNTTLGLPIIRTSVDHGVAFGKAGKGTANPESMIDAINLAAVMAGGKE
- a CDS encoding four-carbon acid sugar kinase family protein encodes the protein MGYISIIADDLTGASDTGIQFRKYGLKTKVVVNYDTLGEFLDCDEILAINSNTRPLNDEKAYKRVFDICNMLKNAGFSRIYKKVDSTFRGNPGAELEAVMDALGSDLAILVPSYPDNGRYMVNGYLKVTSVPIYNDNSVENLCSSNKMEQELCHVPTIIQKQVGRKVGNIDLKTVRQGSFAILGAVDDFQKNGYQIIAIDAVTKDDFNNIALACKSLPEETVMAGAAGFAAYLPKVIGLSSDKLARLPSKEGIILVVAGTCNQTTRRQIEEVLKNINADFTKINTEKIIKGMAAEEIQDVVQKIQINIETQKTASKPFIIAVDTLFKPINEKDSSINKQGKIIASAIGEIVVKLVDEKVVQSLVITGGDTALHVLSALKAKGIELKDEILAGIPLGRLIGGKAHDIPIVTKAGGFGTPTAILEVIKHLQNNIEAEKTLNFLEEV
- a CDS encoding sigma-54-dependent Fis family transcriptional regulator yields the protein MPYKIAIVAPYVELSDVARHTCDELEVAAKIVVGDLEEGVKAAKKLIDEGAEVIISRGGTATAITRQLDEPVVEIIVSPYDIIRAVASAKRCGDHIGVVGFRNIIYGSKSLEEVLDVKIEELEIKTEADALSVIKKAKQDGIQVIVGDAVSVRYSKKMGLESVLVTSGKESISMALREAQELVAVRRREKAKAEQFKAILDFTYEGIIATDAEGKISLVNPAAEKILGKSKVSLLNQPAGNVLPSLALKRVQEQGKPLLGELHRIGSSMIVHNLVPVITNNETNGIVITFQDAGHLQAVENKVRRELYLKGHVAQHTFEDIITCSPMMKKVINQAKQFAQAEAAVVVTGETGTGKEMLVQSIHNASLRKDGPFVAVNCAAVPENLLESELFGYEEGAFTGARRGGKKGLFELAHNGTIFLDEIGELPLKLQARLLRVLQEKAIIRVGGDRVIPVNVRIIAATHRNLEEDVEKGTFRQDLYYRLNVLRLLLPPLRERKDDIPLLIDRLLEKICSKTNKARPIITDEVLQIFNAYHWPGNVRELENMLERLVVLKGGLQITLEDIDGIKGISEDKMNNKETCGSVHIELKGSMEDMEKEIVRKTLELTGYNKEKTCKKLGISQTTLWRKLKKWDIAK
- a CDS encoding Asp23/Gls24 family envelope stress response protein, translated to MSGKTFISDSVFIEIAKEAMRKVEEVYKQDKKGGLAGFTRMFVDRFTPQISVKKTDPTEFEESEGTVSFEVKVTVLYGVKIPEVAEKAREKIISEVETLTGYTVEKVDLVVERIIKPEDIQEEKPEEKVEE
- the ltaE gene encoding low-specificity L-threonine aldolase; the protein is MKYIDLRSDTVTLPTQEMRDSICHASVGDDVYGEDPTINRLEEMAADIFGKEAAMFVTSGTQGNQICVMSHTRPGDEIILEKKCHIITYEVGGIARLAGVQGRLLRGKKGIMDPSDIEAAIREDDIHQPKTSLICLENTHNRAGGTVIPIDVLKGTYEVAKKHNIPIHMDGARIFNAASYLKVSVKEIASYADSVMFCLSKGLCAPVGSIVVGSKDFILKARKFRKMLGGGMRQAGFLAAAGIVALEKMTSRLSEDHNNARILAEGLNNIPGVNIDMETVQTNIILCDISGLKMSANEFSAKLYEKGIRVNGGSTATVRFVTHYWITKEDINTVLEAVKAIAIK